In Papaver somniferum cultivar HN1 chromosome 1, ASM357369v1, whole genome shotgun sequence, a genomic segment contains:
- the LOC113347009 gene encoding glutamic acid-rich protein-like codes for MVTSSSSDYSSSSSEEDSKHFAVKARAKTNHAEGMKHNAPDRRVTYDELMKRKDEDDELDDRRRGRSRIQYRISAADERLQSRAEGVASDSYASEDENVWVPLKREINPDRRTGEIEKLVQADLEAEREDEDYWDDYELDIHPDFVNNPDSDSDEELEENSAKDDDDESDNSEKSDDSDESD; via the coding sequence atggTGACCTCCAGCAGTAGCGATTATTCTTCCAGCTCTTCTGAAGAGGATTCCAAACATTTCGCGGTCAAAGCTCGAGCCAAGACGAATCATGCTGAAGGAATGAAGCATAATGCACCTGACCGGAGGGTCACTTATGATGAGCTCATGAAGAGAAAAGATGAGGATGACGAGTTGGATGATCGTCGACGGGGAAGATCTCGGATCCAGTATCGGATATCAGCAGCTGATGAGAGGCTTCAATCCCGTGCTGAGGGTGTAGCTTCAGACTCGTATGCTTCAGAGGACGAAAACGTGTGGGTGCCACTGAAGCGTGAAATCAATCCAGACCGGCGTACTGGAGAAATTGAGAAGCTGGTTCAAGCCGACCTTGAGGCTGAGCGCGAAGATGAAGATTACTGGGACGACTATGAACTTGACATTCATCCAGACTTCGTCAACAACCCTGAcagtgattctgatgaagaactcgAAGAGAATTCAGCGAAAGACGACGATGATGAGTCTGATAATTCTGAAAAATCTGATGACTCCGACGAGTCTGATTGA